In Debaryomyces hansenii CBS767 chromosome A complete sequence, a genomic segment contains:
- a CDS encoding DEHA2D04290p (some similarities with CA1866|IPF7647 Candida albicans), protein MFKNVSMKKIIIGMLSIGALSVIISLHLLQYDGHDLMAIVKPKYKPSTEDIYDSYDNEEQVEKPKDPERPKAMRVSEIPSRERMIIFPKRFEAADLQEYYNKHFQYLEQIKGKKHIFQYSYDGSIEGEANKSEELSTQVAEETEFHKHAFKVFNPYPNIKGDEKKCSVIENSLNLEVSESKTMQVSLEKVVGNFVTQKNEYYQELSPFFQKAIETQLEEHTIEKFWYRLAGSSVWLEQYGVHFMVSRVLYSPRGIRNQPILSLSYVQIFNEKWEELEDVELIVPTNNPDIGNQLAAEKQLWASIRYPDFLPIPIFHNVNKQDNRFYGPEDPRTILVKNPKGFEEPLVVFNEFHRKSIKRTWDEERSQLTLNIKHYRSMFMGWPWQFQRGKVNIDGIPSRNFDDHLYTRVVELKRHNIPRKKVQKNWSPFISSHDHQIYQHDKYIYFVYMWSNLEILKCDLSDISGMTSRCEFDYRLNNNLPDNEPVGQLRGGTQLINVNELVNNERHKFPQLNSILSNIPKTRDIWIGFARAHLKNCGCGQDIYRPNMVIITKDDNKYKISHITSFVSMDIPVIGWDLNKPEDACIGGQPNVLIPNGISSWSFKKNDKDKDLGAVDYLTLSFSLADYTVGIIHLRGLLNDIFNLDKKAAHSNHKLFESSRIDSVGYNNDNVNCALQSSIQFCKEYGEAESKKAKSIANSEAAPN, encoded by the coding sequence ATGTTTAAGAATGTTAGCATGAAAAAGATCATTATCGGCATGCTCAGCATTGGGGCATTGAGCGTTATCATTTCTTTGCACCTATTGCAATATGACGGACACGATTTGATGGCAATTGTCAAGCCTAAATATAAACCTTCAACAGAGGATATATATGATTCatatgataatgaagaacaagTAGAAAAGCCTAAGGATCCTGAAAGACCCAAAGCCATGAGGGTATCTGAGATTCCTAGTAGAGAGCGGATGATTATATTCCCTAAACGATTTGAGGCTGCAGATTTGCAGGAATACTACAAtaaacattttcaatatttggaacAGATCAAAGGCAAGAAACATATATTTCAGTATCTGTATGATGGTTCAATCGAGGGTGAAGCTAACAAATCCGAAGAATTGAGTACCCAGGTTGCAGAGGAAACTGAATTCCATAAGCATGCATTCAAAGTTTTCAACCCATACCCCAACATCAAAGGAGACGAAAAAAAGTGTTCAGTCATCGAAAATTCACTCAATTTAGAAGTTAGCGAGTCGAAAACAATGCAGGTATCGTTAGAGAAGGTGGTTGGCAATTTTGTTACGCAGAAGAACGAGTACTACCAAGAGTTATCACCATTTTTCCAAAAGGCCATAGAAACGCAGCTTGAAGAGCATACTATAGAGAAGTTTTGGTACAGGTTGGCCGGATCTTCCGTGTGGTTGGAACAATATGGAGTGCATTTTATGGTTTCAAGAGTGTTGTATAGTCCCAGGGGGATTCGAAATCAACCAATTCTTAGTTTGAGTTACGTACAAATCTTCAATGAGAAATGGGAGGAATTGGAAGATGTTGAATTGATTGTTCCTACAAATAATCCTGATATAGGTAATCAATTAGCAGCCGAAAAGCAATTATGGGCAAGCATCAGATATCCTGACTTTTTGCCAATCCCTATATTTCATAATGTTAACAAGCAAGATAATAGATTCTATGGCCCTGAAGATCCTAGAACTATTCTTGTTAAAAATCCGAAAGGTTTTGAGGAACCTCTAGTAGTTTTTAACGAGTTCCATAGAAAAAGCATTAAAAGAACATGGGATGAAGAACGAAGCCAGCTTACTTTAAATATCAAGCATTATAGATCTATGTTTATGGGATGGCCATGGCAATTCCAAAGAGGAAAGGTGAATATTGACGGAATACCAAGTAGAAATTTTGATGATCACCTATATACTAGAGTTGTTGAGTTGAAAAGACATAatattccaagaaaaaaggttcaaaagaattggaGTCCGTTTATTAGCTCTCACGACCATCAAATCTACCAACATGATAAGTATATTTACTTCGTTTATATGTGGTCAAATTTGGAGATCTTGAAATGTGATTTATCTGATATTTCAGGTATGACTTCACGGTGTGAATTCGATTATAGACTAAACAATAATTTGCCTGATAACGAACCAGTTGGACAGTTGAGAGGAGGCACCCAATTAATTAACGTCAACGAATTGGTCAATAACGAAAGACACAAATTTCCCCAGCtcaattcaattctaaGCAATATTCCCAAGACTAGAGATATATGGATCGGGTTTGCCAGGGCCCATTTAAAGAACTGTGGGTGTGGACAAGACATATATAGACCTAACATGGTCATAATTACAAAAGATGACAACAAGTACAAGATCAGCCACATCACTTCTTTTGTATCAATGGACATACCCGTGATTGGATGGGACTTAAACAAGCCTGAAGATGCCTGTATTGGCGGCCAGCCCAACGTGCTCATACCCAACGGAATCTCTTCGTGGTCGTTCAAAAAAAACGACAAGGACAAAGACCTTGGTGCCGTGGATTATTTAACTTTGTCGTTCTCTCTTGCTGACTATACCGTGGGCATTATCCATTTAAGAGGCTTGCTAAACGATATATTCAACCTCGACAAAAAGGCAGCACACTCAAACCACAAACTCTTTGAATCGCTGCGCATTGATTCAGTTGGATACAATAATGACAATGTAAACTGTGCCTTACAACTGTCCATTCAATTTTGTAAGGAGTACGGTGAAGCGGAACTGAAAAAGGCTAAGAGTATTGCAAACTCTGAAGCAGCACCAAACTGA
- a CDS encoding DEHA2D04312p (similar to CA1866|IPF7647 Candida albicans): protein MMPLRRYTKSFILVIAIVFSVVLLYQIGEYNQNDLMGSFKYAYNQGSTDIKKDLTNQVIFPRDFPLQKEELKVYVKQNFNLTDFDNSKLFKNEVSKPDIPSSKFTKHNLTVFNSDTNIKLNLKKCEAKLQSTSVIEIDKAKNIGVSLPEILTNFLKECETNPYYKELSPFFIDELKLQLKFNVVEKYWYRLAGSSVWLEQYGVHFMISRILYSPKGARNQPIISLTYAQIFSKDWKELTNTKLIVPTNYIEGMEDTEVIDDQRFEALKFPYFLPIPFWHDYDNVEHKYYGPEDPRILLVKNTKGYLEPLIIFNAYHRKLSRYDDDEDDGLVLKQDFYRSMFMSWPWQFQKGKPNTDGMGNKEFDDKLYNKAIELKIKNIPRQKKQKNWTPFISDNLRTIHGYDKFVNFVYRWANFEVLKCDLIDDSGSCSFTYRLNHRISTESQVGPLRGGTELKNINDLIRTQTDLPLEKLLPPHREIWVGFARAHLDKCGCGNNMYRPNMVVLVKDSISTKKDVKDPKSPKVIKDFYKISHISSSISLDIPIIGWDLENPRDVCIGSNILIPNGISSWNIKSIRENAKTGFFETDDYMTLSLSISDFTVHTINIKGLLNQILNLNDKSLFMPIDSDSEDESFSTNIKNLNIPDASIVDDPRRNNLLWLTGYNNDNVLCALDSSAKFCSAYGIANEKNSQDDSEDYDYDLNDDFIDPNVSKYEQELYLYKLNEELKKRPSRINSRPPSRQMSPDRNSDRQSKAYPDDNDDADEGNTNKFKQGISNPNDPEKSSNSD, encoded by the coding sequence ATGATGCCCCTTAGAAGGTATACTAAGTCGTTTATCTTAGTGATTGCAATTGTATTCAGTGTCGTATTGTTATATCAGATTGGTGAATATAATCAGAATGATTTGATGGGCTCGTTCAAATACGCATATAATCAAGGATCAACCGACATAAAGAAGGATTTAACGAATCAGGTTATATTTCCCAGAGATTTTCCCCttcaaaaagaagaattaaaggtGTACGTGAAACAGAACTTCAACTTAACGGACTTCGACAATAGTAAGTTGTTTAAAAATGAAGTCAGTAAGCCTGATATTCCATCGTCAAAGTTCACCAAGCACAATTTGACGGTTTTCAATAGTGATACTAATATTAAACttaatttgaagaaatgtGAGGCCAAATTACAGTCGACTTCGGTTATTGAGATAGACAAGGCTAAAAATATCGGTGTATCATTACCGGAAATCTTGACAAACTTCCTTAAGGAGTGTGAAACGAATCCATATTATAAGGAGTTATCGCCGtttttcattgatgaaCTCAAGTTGCAGTTGAAGTTCAATGTGGTAGAGAAATATTGGTACAGACTAGCGGGATCTTCCGTGTGGTTGGAACAATATGGTGTTCATTTCATGATTTCAAGAATACTCTACAGTCCTAAGGGTGCCAGGAACCAGCCTATTATATCATTGACATACGCGCAAATTTTCTCAAAGGATTGGAAGGAGCTTACCAATACAAAGTTGATTGTGCCTACGAACTATATTGAAGGAATGGAAGACACTGAAGTGATTGACGACCAGAGATTTGAAGCATTGAAGTTTCCATATTTCTTACCTATTCCTTTCTGGCATGATTACGATAATGTTGAACACAAATACTACGGACCCGAAGATCCAAGAATTTTACTCGTTAAGAACACTAAAGGATATTTGGAacctttaataattttcaatgctTATCATCGTAAATTATCACGttatgatgatgacgagGACGATGGCTTAGTTTTAAAGCAAGACTTCTACAGGTCCATGTTTATGAGTTGGCCATGGCAGTTCCAAAAAGGTAAACCGAATACCGATGGTATGGGCAATAAGGAATTTGACGATAAGCTTTATAATAAGGCCATTGAATTAAAGATTAAGAACATACCAAGACAAAAGAAGCAGAAAAATTGGACCCCATTTATTAGTGATAACTTAAGAACTATACACGGTTATGATAAATTCGTTAATTTTGTTTACAGGTGGGccaattttgaagttttgaAATGTGATTTGATCGATGATTCGGGAAGTTGTTCGTTTACCTATAGATTAAACCATAGAATATCCACGGAATCACAAGTTGGACCATTAAGAGGTGGTactgaattgaaaaatataaacgATCTTATCAGAACTCAAACAGACTTACCACTTGAAAAGCTATTACCACCACATAGAGAAATTTGGGTTGGCTTTGCGAGAGCTCATTTAGATAAGTGTGGATGTGGCAATAATATGTACAGACCAAATATGGTGGTTCTTGTTAaggattcaatttcaaccaAAAAAGATGTAAAGGACCCGAAATCACCTAAAGTGATCAAAGATTTTTATAAGATCAGTCATATTAGTTCGTCGATATCCTTGGACATACCCATAATTGGCTGGGACTTAGAAAATCCAAGGGATGTTTGCATAGGGTCAAATATCTTAATTCCAAACGGTATTTCTTCATGGAATATTAAATCTATAAGAGAAAATGCTAAAACAGGTTTCTTTGAAACTGATGATTATATGACATTATCTTTGTCTATTTCAGATTTCACTGTCcatacaataaatataaaggGATTATTGAACCAAATTTTAAActtgaatgataaatcCTTGTTCATGCCAATTGATAGTGACTCAGAAGATGAATCTTTTTCCacaaatatcaaaaacttGAATATACCAGATGCAAGTATAGTTGATGACCCCCGTAGGAATAATTTGTTATGGCTTACaggatataataatgataacgTACTTTGTGCGTTGGATAGTTCAGCCAAATTTTGTTCTGCTTACGGTATTGCAAATGAAAAGAATTCCCAAGATGACAGTGAAGATTATGATTATGATCttaatgatgatttcattGACCCTAACGTATCCAAATACGAACAGGAACTATATTTATACAAGcttaatgaagaattaaaaaaaagGCCGAGCAGAATAAATTCGAGACCACCATCTAGACAGATGTCTCCAGATCGTAACTCTGATAGACAATCGAAAGCATATCCAGACGACAACGATGATGCTGATGAGGGAAATACgaacaaattcaaacaaGGTATTTCAAACCCTAATGACCCTGAAAAGTCTTCTAATTCAGactaa
- a CDS encoding DEHA2D04356p (highly similar to CA0774|IPF11974 Candida albicans), with translation MPIELILSPLMRPVVLAKSILFSPHRRASRYIPTIIDLPEENISQYAVLRRFGSGSKIFDVYDTDNGNEPLGPSDPSKKLFWFVRSRAVKGAYRMYSSAITGTGENGEDEPVAAIRAGLRSNVLLIRAPEAPAAELGWHIIGHKVDAIDSYRMFTLADGATYQWTSKGMWLEKVHNQGEKESEVRERIAQVIPNGGNGFTLKVNEAKIPREMALGSALCSHIDQWNTNISVGGIYYARQPNQVRWKRD, from the coding sequence ATGCCAATTGAACTTATCCTTTCCCCTCTAATGAGACCTGTGGTCTTAGCTAAATCTATTTTATTTAGTCCTCACAGACGAGCATCTCGGTATATTCCTACAATCATTGATTTaccagaagaaaatatttccCAATACGCTGTATTGAGAAGATTTGGATCTGGATCCAAGATATTTGATGTTTACGATACTGACAATGGTAATGAGCCACTTGGTCCTAGCGACCCATCGAAAAAGCTTTTCTGGTTTGTTAGATCAAGGGCCGTTAAAGGAGCATACAGAATGTATTCATCTGCAATAACTGGTACTGGGGAAAATGGTGAAGATGAACCTGTTGCTGCCATCAGAGCTGGTTTGAGATCAAATGTCTTGTTAATTAGAGCACCTGAAGCACCTGCCGCTGAATTAGGTTGGCATATTATTGGGCATAAAGTCGATGCCATCGACAGTTATAGAATGTTTACTTTAGCGGATGGAGCCACCTATCAATGGACTAGCAAAGGTATGTGGCTAGAAAAAGTTCACAACCAAGGAGAAAAGGAATCCGAAGTTAGAGAAAGAATCGCTCAAGTCATCCCAAATGGAGGCAACGGTTTCACTTTGAAAGTCAACGAAGCCAAAATCCCAAGAGAAATGGCCCTTGGTAGTGCATTATGCTCTCATATTGACCAATGGAATACAAACATTCTGGTTGGTGGTATTTACTATGCAAGGCAACCAAATCAAGTTCGTTGGAAAAGAGATTAG
- a CDS encoding DEHA2D04378p (no similarity): MKLTVVDFIYFLKLSLLLREIFASSLDDEECIESEESDYTGENSVVKRTSNKEYTETATSIVYIYSPQTSFNSSMGLGHPTTILIASTHIEVVTITPGLVDSKESYTSELGSAVAQTIPNEVLSKITTICSSCSTSTNNNKNTAESILSIESQSDNSNSAVTFHGSTIAASSAGIASRHSEASNSSSYNPVSTRQTSSIIDQNSCGTDTCLSTNSTSTTTRNVRTSSSASQKLTNSQSSETESSTKVTNIKTTQIQSSSKSSVGTTSYHYFDSAGHQKVLNFPFFFALLLIDYTFF; this comes from the coding sequence atgaaattaacCGTAGtagattttatatattttttgaaaCTCTCGTTATTACTACGAGAAATTTTTGCATCTTCGcttgatgatgaagaatgCATCGAAAGTGAAGAGTCCGATTATACGGGAGAAAACTCTGTTGTAAAGAGGACTTCTAACAAGGAATATACAGAAACGGCGACCAGTATTGTTTACATATATTCACCACAAACTTCTTTCAACTCGCTGATGGGGTTGGGACACCCGACTACAATACTAATTGCTTCAACGCATATTGAGGTTGTTACCATCACCCCGGGATTAGTTGATTCTAAAGAATCTTATACATCAGAACTCGGCAGTGCAGTTGCACAAACGATACCCAATGAAGTTTTGTCAAAAATTACTACAATTTGTTCTAGTTGTTCAACATCAACGAATAACAATAAGAACACAGCAGAATccattttatcaattgagTCCCAATCTGACAATTCGAATTCCGCTGTCACATTCCATGGAAGCACGATCGCTGCATCGTCAGCTGGAATTGCTTCGAGACATTCAGAAGCTTCAAACTCCTCAAGCTATAATCCCGTATCTACTAGACAgacttcatcaataattgaCCAAAATTCCTGTGGTACAGACACATGTCTTTCTACCAATTCCACTAGTACCACCACAAGAAACGTGCGTACCCTGTCATCTGCCTCCCAAAAGTTGACCAACTCCCAAAGTAGTGAAACAGAATCTTCCACCAAAGTCACAAACATCAAAACTACCCAGATCCAGTCTTCTTCGAAATCTTCTGTTGGCACAACATCGTATCACTACTTTGATTCTGCTGGCCACCAAAAAGTACTCAATTTcccttttttttttgcattgCTTCTAATTGATTACACTTTTTTCTAA
- a CDS encoding DEHA2D04400p (some similarities with uniprot|Q01560 Saccharomyces cerevisiae YDR432W NPL3 RNA-binding protein that carries poly(A) mRNA from the nucleus into the cytoplasm) has product MTEPNKIFVRPLAFEVEREQVEAHFSDVGPLTDVQLMRGFAFVTFENEEDAKRAVETLDNTDFEGQPLQIEFAREKKEDTRGQFRVKVTNLPDGTAWQDFKDFVRDRTELAPTFAKVFRNYDTDEVIGALEFGSADELATVIPLLNESEFQGAVLAAEEDTSPFVPPPPRRGGFRGGRGDFRGGFRGGRGDFRGGRGDFRGGFRGGRGDFRGGFRGGRGDFRGGRGDFRGGFRGGRGDFRGGRGDFRGGRGDFRGGRGGFDRRDEGGYERDSYVRDRSPTRY; this is encoded by the exons atgACTGAACCAAATAAGATTTTCGTTAGACCATTAGCATTTGAAG TTGAACGTGAACAAGTTGAAGCACATTTCAGTGACGTTGGTCCTCTTACCGATGTCCAATTAATGAGAGGCTTTGCTTTCGTTACTTtcgaaaatgaagaagacgCTAAGCGTGCTGTTGAAACCTTAGATAACACTGATTTTGAAGGACAACCATTGCAAATCGAATTCGCACgtgaaaagaaagaagatacCAGAGGTCAATTTAGAGTTAAGGTTACCAATTTACCAGATGGTACAGCATGGCAAGATTTTAAGGACTTTGTCAGAGATAGAACCGAATTGGCTCCTACCTTTGCCAAAGTTTTCAGAAATTACGACACTGACGAAGTCATTGGTGCTTTAGAATTTGGCTCAGCCGATGAATTAGCTACCGTCATTCCATTGTTAAACGAATCCGAATTCCAAGGTGCCGTTTTAGCAGCTGAAGAAGATACTTCTCCATTCGTTCCACCTCCACCAAGAAGAGGTGGTTTCAGAGGTGGCCGTGGTGACTTCAGAGGTGGCTTCAGAGGTGGCCGTGGCGACTTCAGAGGTGGCCGTGGTGACTTCAGAGGCGGTTTCAGAGGTGGCCGTGGTGACTTCAGAGGTGGCTTCAGAGGTGGCCGTGGCGATTTCAGAGGTGGCCGTGGTGACTTCAGAGGCGGTTTCAGAGGTGGCCGTGGCGACTTTAGAGGTGGCCGTGGTGACTTTAGAGGTGGCCGTGGTGACTTCAGAGGTGGCCGTGGTGGATTTGACCGTAGAGACGAAGGTGGATACGAAAGAGATTCATACGTCCGTGACAGATCTCCAACCCGTTATTGA
- a CDS encoding DEHA2D04422p (weakly similar to uniprot|Q04066 Saccharomyces cerevisiae YDR428c), whose translation MDDGIVSYGEHPLNRLKFFQFDKSNDVTLLLIHGGAWRDPNNTYNDFKDMISHIQKNQYAAKYNLIAMNYRLSPEVKHPFHLWDVLEGLQFLVQNYDIHKISIAGHSVGATLMLQLLDYNKILDTGFQILVEDSKADKNRTETDLHVPSKKERILMNEAMEKLQLRTFCFIDGIYDITQLISEYGCPYESFVNNAFSSPEQYAEATQLSSSTVDVGSPFSYNTHSANVRNELNLVILQSNKDELLSMRQTNLFIEYLTQKNLNFKPFVGEWGGHEHVYRHEDVANIVLDSI comes from the coding sequence ATGGACGACGGAATAGTTAGCTACGGAGAGCATCCATTGAACCGGTTGAAGTTCTTCCAGTTCGACAAATCGAACGATGTGACTCTTTTGCTAATTCATGGTGGAGCATGGAGGGATCCTAATAACACATACAACGATTTCAAAGATATGATTAGCCATATACAAAAGAACCAATATGCAGCTAAATATAATCTAATTGCCATGAATTATAGGTTGTCGCCAGAGGTTAAGCATCCATTTCATTTATGGGATGTACTAGAGGGCCTACAATTTTTGGTGCAAAATTACGATATCCATAAAATTCTGATTGCAGGACATTCAGTAGGTGCTACCTTAATGTTGCAATTACTAGACTACAACAAGATACTTGATACAGGCTTTCAGATCCTCGTGGAGGATCTGAAAGCCGACAAAAATCGTACAGAAACAGATTTGCATGTTCCACTGAAAAAAGAACGAATTCTAATGAATGAAGCTATGGAAAAGCTTCAATTAAGAACGTTCTGCTTTATTGATGGAATCTACGATATTACTCAACTAATTAGCGAATATGGATGTCCTTATGAAAGCTTTGTCAATAATGCATTTTCATCTCCTGAACAATACGCAGAAGCTACACAATTATCCTCCTCCACTGTAGATGTTGGAAGTCCCTTCAGCTACAATACACATCTGGCCAACGTTCGGAACGAATTGAATCTagtaattcttcaatctaACAAAGATGAACTTCTTTCGATGAGACAGactaatttatttattgaatacttGACTCAGAAGAACCTAAACTTCAAACCTTTTGTAGGTGAATGGGGAGGCCACGAACATGTATATAGACACGAAGACGTAGCCAATATAGTGTTAGATAGCATATAA
- a CDS encoding DEHA2D04444p (similar to uniprot|Q04067 Saccharomyces cerevisiae YDR429C TIF35 Subunit of the core complex of translation initiation factor 3(eIF3)) — protein MSASVIKSWADAEDEIPTPEITTNPDGTKTVVSYRLNANGQKVKITQKIKEVKVKEKVHPLIAQRKNWAKYGKEKNTPPGPDTRTTQLGEKVELKLGTSWKEIEKQEEESKEEQKAQLVSTQRIKCRTCGGDHFTSKCPFKDTLISDSTDASNAATPEPADDGMNAPGKYVPRHLRKDANGNMPAKDLKDRDDSTTLKISQLNSIVDEDMLRNELLGRYGPFQRAIVVRNRETGESRGFAYVTFATESKAEEALNDLNGKGYHSLILHLEWSKKRK, from the coding sequence ATGTCAGCCTCTGTTATCAAGTCATGGGCAGATGCCGAAGACGAAATTCCGACCCCAGAAATTACCACTAACCCAGATGGAACCAAGACAGTTGTTAGTTACAGACTTAATGCTAATGGACAGAAAGTTAAAATAACCCAAAAGATCAAAGAAGTTAAGGTGAAAGAAAAAGTCCATCCATTAATTGCACAACGTAAGAACTGGGCAAAGTATggtaaagaaaaaaatacaCCACCAGGACCAGATACAAGAACCACTCAATTAGGTGAAAAAGTCGAATTGAAATTGGGTACATCATggaaagaaattgaaaaacaagaagaagaatcgaaagaagaacaaaagGCACAATTGGTTTCTACGCAAAGAATCAAATGTAGAACTTGTGGTGGTGATCATTTCACCTCTAAGTGTCCATTTAAAGACACTCTTATTAGTGATTCTACTGACGCTTCAAATGCTGCTACTCCAGAACCAGCTGATGACGGTATGAATGCACCAGGCAAGTATGTTCCAAGACACTTAAGAAAGGATGCCAATGGTAACATGCCAGCCAAGGATTTGAAGGATAGAGACGACTCTACAACTTTGAAGATCTCACAATTGAACAGTATTGTTGACGAAGATATGTTGAGAAATGAATTACTTGGTAGATACGGTCCATTCCAAAGAGCTATTGTGGTCAGAAATAGAGAAACCGGTGAATCAAGAGGTTTTGCTTACGTTACATTTGCTACTGAATCTAAGGCCGAGGAAGCTTTGAACGACTTGAACGGAAAGGGTTACCACTCTTTAATTTTACACTTAGAATGGTCcaaaaagagaaaataa